One genomic segment of Rivularia sp. PCC 7116 includes these proteins:
- a CDS encoding alpha/beta hydrolase: MKYSGRCLKIFVSLFCTLMIGQLADKPLQAAETVVVRYGSFAESISIAELENIVKTGDFPQSFKSYTNKLSEEQRSLIVGALRTKVPINVATMSNLLSTQIGTTILEDLATVIYREDDAGAKALRESLILGASEANGFSLLSSIAAYPSKRLEIDLSQAFRVFKNLNTAFWQTQQFMSAIAPQLASREPELSLPFDATQPGSGEVKEINLNLNDRKRNRDLPVDIYWSNIASADKPVIIFSHGMGSVRHELRYLALHLASYGFVVAAVEHPGSNEANTNAAIAGKTRLLKPQEFLERPQDISFVIDELEKINKTADNPLKGKLATDKVMVVGYSFGGGTALSIGGARLQPESLRKRCQGNLAILSFGQGLQCIAQELPENSYQLRDERVKSIVALNPTSSLMFGETGLKSVAVPTLVLASSADKTNPALTEQIIGFRKIPSPKWLVGIVGATHLSVKDPRATVSQEGKPNTPLTGGEVIGEQAADIRKFVKAIVLAFAAQLTPEADEYKVFLTADYAQIASTEEFPFRLVTEIPPEAAKVIDTVVSEQ, translated from the coding sequence ATGAAATATAGTGGGAGATGTTTGAAGATATTTGTAAGTTTATTTTGTACTTTAATGATTGGACAGTTGGCAGATAAACCATTACAGGCAGCAGAAACCGTGGTAGTACGTTACGGTTCGTTTGCAGAATCTATCTCAATTGCTGAATTAGAAAACATAGTCAAGACGGGGGATTTTCCCCAGAGTTTCAAATCTTACACTAATAAATTATCTGAAGAACAGCGCAGTTTAATTGTGGGAGCATTAAGAACAAAAGTTCCAATTAATGTTGCGACAATGAGTAATTTACTTAGCACTCAAATTGGGACGACAATTTTAGAAGATTTAGCAACAGTAATATACAGAGAAGATGATGCGGGAGCAAAAGCCCTTAGAGAAAGTTTGATTTTAGGTGCTAGCGAAGCAAATGGATTTTCTTTGCTTTCTTCTATAGCTGCTTATCCAAGCAAACGTTTAGAAATTGATTTATCTCAAGCATTTAGAGTATTCAAAAATTTAAATACAGCATTTTGGCAAACTCAACAGTTTATGAGTGCGATCGCACCTCAGCTAGCGAGTAGAGAACCCGAACTTTCATTACCCTTTGATGCCACTCAACCGGGAAGCGGTGAAGTTAAAGAAATCAATTTAAATTTGAACGATCGCAAAAGAAATAGAGACTTACCCGTTGATATATATTGGTCAAATATTGCGAGTGCAGACAAGCCAGTTATCATATTTAGTCACGGTATGGGTTCGGTGCGCCATGAATTACGCTATTTAGCCTTGCACCTTGCATCTTATGGTTTTGTAGTTGCAGCAGTAGAACATCCTGGTAGTAACGAAGCGAATACCAATGCTGCAATTGCCGGTAAAACCAGACTTTTAAAACCACAAGAATTTTTAGAACGTCCTCAAGATATTAGTTTTGTAATAGATGAATTAGAAAAGATTAATAAAACAGCTGATAATCCTCTCAAAGGAAAACTCGCAACCGATAAAGTCATGGTGGTGGGTTATTCTTTCGGAGGTGGAACAGCTTTATCAATAGGTGGAGCGCGTTTGCAACCAGAAAGTCTTAGAAAACGCTGTCAGGGGAATTTAGCGATTTTGAGCTTTGGGCAAGGGCTTCAATGTATAGCTCAGGAATTACCAGAAAATAGCTATCAGCTGCGTGACGAACGAGTAAAAAGTATAGTTGCTCTCAATCCCACAAGCTCTTTGATGTTTGGTGAAACAGGATTAAAATCTGTAGCAGTTCCCACCTTAGTTTTAGCGAGTTCTGCCGATAAAACCAACCCAGCTTTAACCGAGCAGATAATCGGTTTCCGTAAAATTCCCTCACCAAAATGGTTGGTTGGTATAGTTGGAGCAACACATCTGAGCGTAAAAGATCCCAGGGCTACCGTAAGCCAAGAAGGAAAACCCAATACTCCTTTGACTGGTGGTGAAGTAATTGGGGAACAAGCTGCGGATATTCGTAAATTCGTCAAAGCCATTGTTTTAGCCTTTGCTGCTCAACTGACTCCAGAAGCTGATGAGTATAAAGTGTTTCTTACAGCAGATTACGCTCAAATTGCTTCCACCGAAGAATTCCCATTTCGTTTAGTTACAGAAATTCCCCCCGAAGCTGCAAAAGTCATAGACACAGTTGTCAGTGAACAGTGA
- a CDS encoding helix-turn-helix transcriptional regulator produces MSRQCASADVFQVIADPTRRAILDLLLTGEQPVKQLAEPFAMSLPAISQHLQILCEAGLVEMRKSGRQRLYKLKPEPLKQVSLWLTNYEQFWEQKLDALGNYLEKD; encoded by the coding sequence ATGAGCAGACAATGCGCTAGTGCAGATGTTTTTCAAGTAATAGCAGATCCAACTAGAAGAGCAATATTGGATTTATTGCTTACTGGAGAGCAGCCTGTAAAGCAGTTAGCCGAACCCTTCGCGATGAGTTTGCCAGCGATTTCTCAGCACTTACAAATTTTATGCGAAGCTGGCTTAGTAGAAATGCGTAAATCTGGTCGTCAGAGGTTATATAAGCTCAAGCCAGAACCGTTAAAACAAGTTTCGCTTTGGCTTACTAATTACGAACAATTCTGGGAGCAAAAACTTGATGCTCTGGGTAATTATTTGGAGAAAGATTAA
- a CDS encoding SRPBCC domain-containing protein, with translation MFVKLNKEVFYPHPPEKVWQVITNSRALAAWLMENDFEPRVGYKFCFYSQSLPGIDTNIRCEVIEVDEPKRLVYTWQDCMMNQPSTVTWTLKAVEGGTQLRLQHRIRETAVTGARNPVYSQMQSLSSKPFHSFILESYLNGGWEEKLCNQLPKILNQGRWKKEEARS, from the coding sequence ATGTTTGTAAAGTTAAATAAAGAGGTCTTTTATCCCCACCCTCCCGAAAAAGTTTGGCAGGTAATAACTAACAGTCGTGCTTTAGCCGCATGGTTAATGGAAAACGACTTTGAGCCGCGAGTCGGGTATAAATTTTGTTTTTACAGTCAATCTTTACCGGGAATAGATACGAATATAAGGTGTGAAGTCATTGAAGTTGATGAACCAAAGCGGCTGGTTTATACCTGGCAAGATTGCATGATGAATCAACCATCTACAGTTACTTGGACTTTGAAAGCTGTTGAAGGCGGTACGCAATTGCGTTTGCAACATCGAATTAGAGAAACTGCTGTTACTGGTGCAAGAAATCCAGTTTATTCTCAAATGCAATCTTTATCGAGCAAACCATTCCATAGTTTTATTCTTGAATCTTATTTAAATGGTGGATGGGAAGAAAAACTTTGTAATCAACTCCCGAAAATATTAAACCAAGGAAGATGGAAGAAGGAAGAGGCAAGAAGTTAA
- a CDS encoding glutathione S-transferase family protein codes for MLKFYYNPISVNARRVWVALLEKQIPFELIRVNLDGDQFDDDFQAINPLGRIPAILDNGLRVVESLAILDYLEAKYPTPSLMPSEPSAIAMVSTIKTITVVELQPATIPLSRSLVGLEVEPHKLELAQQRVAIILQMFEELLGKQTYFAGEEFTLAEVVAGTLIPSLRLENYPHLKAYTQRLAKRDSWQQTEALPETIEAALPNIREILQRRF; via the coding sequence ATGCTGAAGTTTTACTACAATCCAATTTCTGTAAATGCTCGTCGAGTTTGGGTAGCTTTGCTCGAAAAGCAAATTCCCTTTGAGCTAATAAGAGTTAACCTTGATGGCGATCAGTTTGACGACGATTTCCAAGCAATTAATCCCCTAGGGCGAATTCCTGCGATATTAGATAACGGATTGCGGGTTGTCGAGTCATTGGCAATTTTAGACTATCTAGAAGCGAAGTATCCGACTCCATCGCTAATGCCTAGCGAACCTTCTGCAATTGCTATGGTTAGCACGATTAAAACAATTACTGTGGTTGAGCTTCAGCCTGCGACAATTCCTTTAAGTCGTTCGTTGGTAGGGCTTGAAGTTGAACCTCATAAGCTGGAATTAGCTCAACAGCGAGTAGCAATTATTTTGCAAATGTTTGAAGAGTTATTAGGAAAACAAACTTACTTTGCAGGAGAAGAATTTACACTCGCAGAAGTTGTAGCCGGAACATTAATTCCTTCCCTACGCTTAGAAAACTACCCACATTTAAAAGCTTATACACAAAGACTTGCTAAACGAGACAGTTGGCAGCAGACTGAGGCTCTTCCCGAAACAATTGAAGCAGCTCTTCCCAATATTCGAGAGATTTTGCAGCGCCGTTTCTAG
- a CDS encoding cupin domain-containing protein — protein sequence MSQQNFIDTNNKKWDKLPSFPATEILSLAQPVAGGSIHKLHMSAGTVIPVHSHPCDEYVYVLEGTIETAGRECNSGTFWFTPANTKNGSHIAITDVEILTIRLGEMGKFEKD from the coding sequence ATGTCTCAACAAAATTTCATCGACACCAACAATAAAAAATGGGACAAACTCCCCTCTTTTCCGGCTACAGAAATACTCTCACTAGCTCAACCTGTTGCGGGAGGTTCAATTCATAAATTACACATGAGCGCCGGTACGGTGATTCCGGTTCATTCTCATCCCTGCGACGAGTATGTTTATGTCTTGGAAGGAACTATTGAAACCGCAGGCAGAGAGTGTAACTCTGGAACATTCTGGTTTACTCCTGCTAATACTAAAAACGGCTCCCACATAGCGATTACGGATGTAGAAATTCTGACTATTCGTCTGGGTGAAATGGGGAAATTTGAAAAGGATTAA
- a CDS encoding nuclear transport factor 2 family protein encodes MAIIVSSNQEFLQNLYDAFNNREIETIISFMRPDVKWANGVEGGFIYGRNAVREYWCNQFKDIQAELETLTFETDENNRNVVTVHQVIKDLQGNLLADTTVHQIFTIEDGLISLYEIGETETIKEMIQKARNSDRK; translated from the coding sequence ATGGCGATAATTGTGAGTTCAAATCAAGAATTTCTGCAAAATTTATACGATGCCTTTAATAACCGTGAAATTGAAACAATTATCTCGTTTATGCGCCCGGATGTGAAATGGGCGAACGGAGTGGAAGGCGGTTTTATTTACGGACGCAACGCAGTGCGCGAATACTGGTGCAATCAATTCAAGGATATTCAAGCGGAACTTGAGACGCTAACATTCGAGACAGACGAAAATAATCGAAATGTTGTTACCGTTCATCAAGTCATCAAAGATTTACAAGGCAATTTACTTGCGGATACAACAGTTCACCAAATCTTTACCATTGAGGATGGTTTGATTAGCCTTTACGAAATTGGCGAAACTGAAACAATCAAAGAAATGATTCAAAAGGCGAGAAACTCCGATCGAAAATAG
- a CDS encoding S8 family serine peptidase: MKRLLSGILLASGLWVLTGNLSSRAETLVVKKSQEQSELFYNYDGKKIHLEQRNDVIAVAFKPEATRNTNVPLYIKLQQDFRRNRDAKVEIEPLNKHYALMKLASNGGNSTVMQLRLSQKAYVDNTLPVFSRRKHSEEIILPNEIIVSFEEQISPYEKQVILNRHKLEIIRPLRFSKNRYVVKSTTKSGTDILKVANQVYQAKGVKSATPNFILLRNKDVSHKAKEAIDRFKKGQIKPQFGFQTNLRLQQWHLQSNPLRACLTKFTDDVDKCLSRGLYKQSGLSLPSTGIRATEAWRNSKAGKGVVVAVLDSLIQWNHPDLVNNIYKSGDIKDKRRGEMNGWDFADDDADTKMSQKEFSTFGSIFQDSYRLSDDSLLEKYGGIPLIRKLLRYKPQIGLSRKDIVKILRDYLRYEVTGLFHGTFVAGVIAANSPEINGLSGVAPQASILPVTIGKTLFHPLYGFEQSIEMYDVVEGIDYAVARGADVINMSFGGFLPTAEVKNSIIRAQNKNSNIVFVAAAGNETDLEVSFPAAVKGVIAVGATNINGYRAPYSNFGNGLTVVAPGGDTRAKIGLRGAILTTGGTGTDNFWRGILIQPKSPWGSSFDKRGKYVRVEGTSFSSPVVAGIIALMKGEDPQRRLSRKDIISILKHTASYDALSLSNREKEIYKYLVLSGKVPDGVSIEQYFFGSGLVNAHTAVKQVQRQLRKYGK, encoded by the coding sequence ATGAAGCGTTTATTGTCCGGTATTCTCTTAGCGAGCGGTTTATGGGTGCTAACAGGTAATTTATCTTCGAGAGCGGAAACTCTAGTTGTAAAAAAGTCACAAGAACAGAGCGAACTTTTTTATAATTATGATGGCAAAAAAATTCATTTAGAGCAACGAAACGATGTTATTGCTGTTGCTTTCAAGCCAGAAGCTACACGGAATACTAATGTACCGCTGTATATAAAACTTCAACAGGATTTTCGACGCAATCGAGATGCAAAGGTAGAGATAGAACCTTTGAATAAGCATTATGCACTAATGAAGTTAGCTTCAAATGGCGGTAATTCTACTGTCATGCAGTTACGTTTGAGTCAAAAAGCTTATGTTGATAATACTTTACCAGTTTTTTCTCGGCGGAAACATAGTGAAGAAATAATACTACCAAACGAGATTATTGTCAGTTTCGAGGAACAGATTTCACCCTATGAAAAACAGGTAATTTTAAATCGACATAAATTGGAAATAATCCGCCCTTTACGCTTCAGTAAAAATCGCTATGTTGTTAAATCTACTACTAAGTCGGGAACGGATATTTTAAAAGTTGCCAATCAAGTTTATCAAGCTAAAGGAGTTAAATCCGCAACACCTAACTTCATTTTGCTACGAAATAAAGATGTTTCTCACAAAGCAAAAGAAGCAATAGATAGATTTAAAAAAGGTCAAATAAAACCGCAATTTGGTTTTCAAACTAATCTGCGCTTGCAACAATGGCATCTTCAGAGCAATCCTTTAAGAGCTTGTTTGACTAAGTTTACTGATGATGTAGATAAATGTTTAAGCAGAGGTTTATATAAGCAGTCTGGTTTATCTCTACCCAGCACGGGCATACGTGCAACAGAAGCTTGGCGTAACTCCAAAGCTGGTAAGGGAGTTGTTGTTGCAGTACTTGACTCTCTAATTCAATGGAATCATCCAGACTTGGTAAACAATATCTATAAGTCTGGAGATATAAAAGATAAACGTCGGGGTGAAATGAATGGTTGGGATTTCGCCGACGATGATGCCGATACTAAGATGAGCCAAAAAGAATTCTCTACATTCGGCTCTATCTTCCAAGATTCCTATCGATTAAGTGACGATAGCTTATTAGAAAAGTATGGTGGCATCCCTTTAATAAGAAAGCTTTTACGATATAAGCCACAAATAGGTTTGAGTCGGAAAGATATTGTAAAAATTCTCAGGGATTATTTACGCTACGAAGTTACGGGTTTATTTCACGGTACTTTTGTTGCTGGTGTAATTGCAGCAAATTCCCCAGAAATAAATGGGCTATCCGGTGTTGCTCCTCAAGCAAGCATATTGCCAGTAACTATTGGTAAAACTTTGTTCCACCCTCTATATGGTTTTGAACAATCAATAGAAATGTACGACGTTGTGGAAGGCATTGACTACGCTGTAGCAAGGGGTGCAGATGTGATAAACATGAGTTTTGGTGGTTTTTTACCAACAGCAGAAGTCAAAAATTCAATTATCCGCGCCCAGAATAAAAACTCTAATATCGTTTTTGTGGCTGCGGCTGGAAACGAAACAGATTTAGAAGTTAGTTTTCCGGCTGCGGTAAAAGGAGTAATTGCAGTTGGTGCGACTAATATCAATGGATATCGCGCACCTTACAGCAACTTTGGAAATGGTTTGACAGTGGTTGCTCCCGGTGGAGATACGAGAGCAAAAATTGGCTTACGCGGTGCAATTCTCACTACTGGAGGCACGGGAACAGATAATTTTTGGCGAGGTATTCTCATTCAACCTAAATCTCCTTGGGGTTCATCATTCGATAAGAGAGGCAAATATGTGCGAGTTGAGGGAACTTCTTTTTCTTCTCCAGTTGTCGCCGGAATCATAGCTTTGATGAAAGGAGAAGATCCACAGCGCCGTTTAAGTCGCAAAGATATCATTTCGATTCTCAAACACACAGCTTCTTACGACGCACTTTCTCTTTCTAATAGAGAAAAAGAGATTTACAAATATCTAGTACTTTCTGGAAAAGTTCCTGATGGAGTTTCAATTGAGCAATACTTCTTCGGTAGCGGTTTGGTGAACGCCCATACAGCAGTAAAGCAAGTTCAGCGTCAGTTGAGGAAGTATGGGAAATAA
- a CDS encoding peptidoglycan-binding protein has protein sequence MSETYISKVNVDLWKQEVTLEWTGSNAGAQGKGPFHCTPGEGMPGLNCDDVATSRKGGTNCTPKGEFKVIRHERRFSKFPEAEWVTRFQDDSRGIALHYYPNVPEFPDSNGCVRIGNKEAAKRIHDNTKAGISIVNVHGELRPDFRNTLRRGSKSEDVRKMQRQLSNKGYQLSVDGDFGPATEATVKKFQSDKRLVSDGIVGPQTYGTLFA, from the coding sequence ATGTCAGAAACTTACATATCAAAAGTCAACGTTGACTTGTGGAAACAAGAAGTAACACTGGAATGGACTGGATCGAATGCAGGGGCACAAGGCAAAGGTCCTTTTCACTGTACTCCCGGTGAAGGTATGCCGGGACTCAATTGCGATGATGTTGCAACCAGCAGAAAGGGCGGAACAAATTGTACTCCAAAAGGTGAATTCAAGGTAATTCGTCACGAGCGCCGTTTTAGCAAGTTTCCAGAAGCTGAATGGGTAACACGTTTTCAAGATGATTCTCGTGGAATTGCCCTTCATTACTATCCCAACGTTCCCGAATTTCCCGACTCCAACGGATGCGTTCGCATTGGCAACAAGGAAGCAGCAAAACGAATTCATGACAATACGAAAGCTGGAATATCTATTGTCAACGTACATGGAGAATTAAGACCAGATTTTCGTAATACCTTAAGACGTGGTTCTAAGAGTGAGGATGTGAGAAAGATGCAGCGTCAGCTAAGTAATAAAGGATATCAACTTTCAGTTGATGGCGATTTTGGTCCGGCAACCGAAGCAACAGTTAAAAAATTTCAAAGCGATAAAAGACTTGTATCCGACGGAATTGTTGGTCCTCAAACCTACGGCACACTTTTTGCTTAA
- a CDS encoding GNAT family N-acetyltransferase — protein sequence MKHLPKGCILRKATSKDASSIRWLVFKAKLDPTQLKWQQFWVIEFNSNIIACGQLRNFNEAQELGSLVVKNNWRNRGLGSFLSQHLIEQATQPLYLECLGKKLVDYYQKFGFVAVNFQDLPSSVKSKFRISQLGKKIIGVPVTFMNYCITSQSDCCETLLE from the coding sequence ATGAAGCATTTACCAAAGGGATGTATTCTCCGCAAAGCCACCTCTAAAGACGCTTCATCAATTCGCTGGCTGGTATTTAAAGCGAAACTTGACCCCACACAATTAAAATGGCAGCAATTTTGGGTAATCGAATTTAATAGCAATATAATAGCTTGCGGACAATTACGCAATTTTAACGAAGCTCAAGAACTTGGAAGTTTAGTAGTTAAAAACAACTGGAGAAATCGCGGTTTGGGAAGCTTTCTAAGTCAACATTTAATAGAGCAAGCAACTCAACCGCTTTATTTAGAATGTTTGGGTAAAAAATTAGTAGATTACTATCAAAAATTTGGTTTTGTAGCAGTAAATTTTCAAGATTTACCTTCATCTGTTAAAAGTAAATTTAGAATATCTCAGTTAGGGAAAAAGATTATTGGAGTTCCTGTAACTTTCATGAATTACTGCATCACGTCGCAATCAGATTGCTGCGAAACATTACTAGAATAA